In Streptomyces nojiriensis, one genomic interval encodes:
- the pelF gene encoding GT4 family glycosyltransferase PelF: MRIGLLTEGGYPYATGEARLWCDRLVRGLPQHEFEIYALSRSAEQERARVPLPEHVTRVRTAPLWAPADDGRTYSRRERRRFLDCFKELVHGICAGEAQPFAAGLYGLAGLAREQGGMYAALRSESAVRALESACRAPGAARTVQAAQVADLLEFADELEVMLRPLSLDWYGEDARAGGGLGEADICHAAAGGVAALPGLLAKRFFGVPLLVTEYGVQLRAHYLAQLDNRGEPETRPAVRALLAAFQLRLATEIYARADFLTPGNAHARRWQERCGATRERLRTVYPGMEADRFATVGEAADLGDPDTLVWVGRIEPAKDLIALLHAFAEVRRAAPDTRLRIFATATAPGYLADCRSLAAQLFPDEAADSVTAGENPVTFEEIGGPEVPTTAEAYGAGRVVVLSSVIEGFPVTLAEAMLCGRATVSTDVGAVREVIGGTGLVVPPRNPRALAEACLSLLRDPERAQRLGAAARARALELFTVEQNVAAFQEIYLRLLAKGSARPDGEIPFARPPEARVPGHWTSPTWAPAPEPSPEAAV, from the coding sequence GTGCGGATCGGACTGCTCACGGAAGGTGGTTATCCGTATGCCACGGGAGAGGCGAGGCTGTGGTGCGACCGGCTCGTGCGCGGGCTCCCGCAGCACGAGTTCGAGATCTACGCACTGAGCCGCAGCGCCGAGCAGGAACGCGCCCGGGTGCCACTGCCCGAGCACGTCACCCGGGTCCGGACGGCCCCCCTGTGGGCCCCTGCCGACGACGGGCGGACCTACTCCCGGCGGGAGCGCCGGCGGTTCCTGGACTGCTTCAAGGAGCTGGTCCACGGGATCTGCGCCGGCGAGGCGCAGCCCTTCGCCGCCGGGCTGTACGGGCTCGCCGGACTCGCCCGCGAACAGGGCGGGATGTACGCGGCCCTGCGCTCCGAGTCCGCGGTGCGGGCCCTGGAGTCCGCCTGCCGGGCGCCGGGCGCCGCTCGCACCGTACAGGCCGCGCAGGTGGCCGACCTGCTGGAGTTCGCGGACGAACTGGAGGTCATGCTGCGGCCGCTGTCCCTCGACTGGTACGGGGAGGACGCCCGGGCAGGGGGCGGTCTCGGCGAGGCCGACATCTGCCACGCGGCCGCGGGCGGCGTGGCGGCGCTCCCCGGACTCCTGGCCAAACGCTTCTTCGGGGTCCCGCTGCTGGTCACCGAGTACGGGGTGCAGCTCCGGGCCCACTACCTGGCCCAGCTCGACAACCGCGGCGAGCCGGAGACCCGCCCCGCCGTACGGGCCCTGCTCGCAGCCTTCCAGCTGCGGCTCGCCACCGAGATCTACGCCCGGGCCGACTTCCTGACCCCCGGGAACGCGCACGCCCGGCGCTGGCAGGAGCGGTGCGGGGCGACCCGGGAACGGCTGCGGACCGTCTATCCCGGGATGGAGGCGGACCGATTCGCCACCGTCGGCGAGGCCGCTGACCTCGGGGACCCCGACACCCTGGTGTGGGTCGGCCGGATCGAGCCCGCCAAGGACCTCATCGCCCTGCTGCACGCCTTCGCCGAGGTCCGCCGGGCCGCGCCCGACACCAGGCTGCGGATCTTCGCCACGGCCACGGCCCCCGGCTACCTCGCCGACTGCCGCTCCCTGGCCGCCCAGCTCTTCCCCGACGAGGCCGCCGACTCGGTCACGGCCGGGGAGAACCCGGTCACCTTCGAGGAGATCGGCGGACCCGAAGTCCCCACCACGGCCGAGGCGTACGGCGCCGGGCGCGTCGTCGTCCTGTCCTCCGTGATCGAGGGCTTCCCGGTCACCCTCGCCGAGGCGATGCTCTGCGGGCGCGCCACCGTCTCCACCGACGTGGGCGCGGTCCGCGAGGTCATCGGAGGCACCGGGCTCGTCGTCCCGCCGCGCAATCCCCGGGCGCTCGCCGAGGCCTGCCTGTCCCTGCTGCGGGACCCCGAGCGGGCGCAGCGGCTCGGCGCCGCCGCCCGGGCGCGGGCCCTGGAGCTCTTCACCGTCGAGCAGAACGTGGCCGCCTTCCAGGAGATCTACCTGCGGCTGCTGGCCAAGGGCTCCGCGCGGCCCGACGGCGAGATCCCCTTCGCCCGGCCCCCGGAGGCCCGGGTGCCCGGCCACTGGACCAGCCCGACGTGGGCCCCCGCCCCCGAGCCGTCCCCGGAGGCCGCCGTATGA
- a CDS encoding SUKH-4 family immunity protein — MSEDQDSRCPFDDPAAVLRADRAALRGGAAGGGGIGREVFTQAEAVFGRADVGRAEFASWLHFAATVLGHHDYAARVAEAEPGLPWRTVWAWWRPVGAYVAEPNLSGDHTAEVYDLDGGAAVKVWALWCEDAWFDLETGRRLPAPADGAAVEREVEDPDGPWLFDAYEESRALNCPGTWEEPVPLGGGRYLYAEARGVVVVEENAAALADWPRGTADSSSWASAEDTPWFRPGTRGSGPLTAAGLARTFGDAWVTRVPADELPDALEHPATREFLSGVGLPRHWAAGVSSFEVAPELLRPLTAQAPEAGDEDLLHLGTFDFGYTDPGLVGVHRVTGAVHMYQESVIPLARDLASFVGFLDGVRRYMGACWSSYPAEDGIGDFREAMAALDPGALADGSPSAETWEHLFAAITELSVYGY, encoded by the coding sequence ATGAGTGAAGACCAGGACAGCCGTTGCCCGTTCGACGATCCGGCCGCGGTGCTGCGCGCGGACCGGGCGGCCCTGCGGGGCGGGGCCGCCGGTGGAGGGGGCATCGGGCGGGAGGTGTTCACGCAGGCCGAGGCCGTCTTCGGGCGGGCCGACGTGGGGCGGGCGGAGTTCGCCTCCTGGCTGCACTTCGCCGCGACCGTGCTCGGGCACCACGACTACGCCGCCCGCGTCGCCGAGGCCGAACCGGGGCTGCCCTGGCGGACGGTGTGGGCCTGGTGGCGGCCCGTCGGCGCCTACGTGGCCGAGCCGAACCTCAGCGGTGACCACACCGCCGAGGTGTACGACCTCGACGGGGGCGCGGCCGTGAAGGTGTGGGCCCTGTGGTGCGAGGACGCGTGGTTCGACCTGGAAACGGGACGCCGGCTGCCCGCACCGGCCGACGGTGCGGCCGTGGAGCGCGAGGTGGAAGATCCGGACGGCCCTTGGCTGTTCGACGCGTACGAGGAGAGCCGGGCGCTGAACTGCCCCGGCACCTGGGAGGAGCCGGTTCCGCTCGGCGGCGGCCGCTACCTGTACGCGGAGGCGCGCGGGGTCGTCGTGGTGGAGGAGAACGCCGCGGCGCTCGCCGACTGGCCCCGGGGCACCGCCGACTCCTCCTCCTGGGCGTCGGCCGAGGACACCCCGTGGTTCCGCCCGGGCACGCGCGGCTCCGGCCCGCTCACCGCCGCCGGACTCGCCCGGACCTTCGGGGACGCGTGGGTCACCCGCGTCCCCGCCGACGAGCTCCCGGACGCGCTGGAGCACCCGGCCACCCGGGAGTTCCTGAGCGGGGTCGGGCTGCCGCGCCACTGGGCCGCGGGCGTCAGCTCGTTCGAGGTCGCCCCGGAGTTGCTGCGGCCGCTGACCGCGCAGGCTCCGGAGGCCGGGGACGAGGACCTCCTGCACCTCGGAACCTTCGATTTCGGGTACACGGACCCGGGCCTGGTGGGCGTCCACCGCGTCACCGGCGCGGTGCACATGTACCAGGAGTCCGTCATCCCGCTGGCCCGGGACCTGGCGTCCTTCGTCGGGTTCCTCGACGGTGTACGCCGGTACATGGGCGCCTGCTGGTCCTCGTACCCGGCCGAGGACGGCATCGGGGACTTCCGGGAGGCGATGGCGGCCCTGGATCCCGGGGCGCTGGCCGACGGCTCGCCCTCCGCCGAGACCTGGGAGCACCTGTTCGCCGCGATCACGGAGCTGAGCGTGTACGGCTACTGA
- the moeZ gene encoding adenylyltransferase/sulfurtransferase MoeZ, with product MSLPPLVEPAAELTVDEVRRYSRHLIIPDVGMDGQKRLKNAKVLAVGAGGLGSPALMYLAAAGVGTLGIVEFDEVDESNLQRQIIHSQADIGRSKAESARDSVLGINPYVNVVLHEERLEAENVMEIFSQYDLIVDGTDNFATRYLVNDACVLLNKPYVWGSIYRFDGQASVFWSEHGPCYRCLYPEPPPPGMVPSCAEGGVLGVLCASIGSIQVTEAIKVLTGVGEPLVGRLMIYDALEMQYRQVKVRKDPDCAVCGPNATVTELIDYEAFCGVVSEEAQEAAAGSTITPKQLKEWIDTDEPIEIIDVREINEYEIVSIPGAKLIPKGEFLMGTALQDLPQDKRIVLHCKTGVRSAEVLAVLKSAGFADAVHVGGGVIGWVHQIEPEKPVY from the coding sequence GTGTCGCTGCCACCGCTGGTCGAGCCAGCAGCTGAGCTCACCGTTGACGAGGTCCGTCGGTATTCGCGGCACCTGATCATCCCGGACGTCGGGATGGACGGCCAGAAGCGCCTGAAGAACGCCAAGGTGCTGGCCGTGGGTGCCGGCGGTCTCGGTTCGCCCGCCCTCATGTACCTGGCCGCGGCCGGCGTCGGCACGCTGGGCATCGTGGAGTTCGACGAGGTCGACGAGTCGAACCTGCAGCGCCAGATCATCCACAGCCAGGCGGACATCGGCCGTTCCAAGGCCGAGTCGGCCCGTGACAGCGTGCTGGGCATCAACCCGTACGTGAACGTGGTCCTTCACGAAGAGCGGCTCGAAGCCGAGAACGTGATGGAGATCTTCAGCCAGTACGACCTCATCGTCGACGGCACGGACAACTTCGCCACGCGCTACCTGGTGAACGACGCCTGCGTGCTGCTGAACAAGCCGTACGTGTGGGGCTCGATCTACCGCTTCGACGGCCAGGCCTCGGTCTTCTGGTCCGAGCACGGCCCGTGCTACCGCTGCCTCTACCCGGAGCCCCCGCCGCCGGGCATGGTCCCGAGCTGCGCCGAGGGCGGCGTGCTGGGCGTGCTCTGCGCGTCCATCGGGTCGATCCAGGTGACCGAGGCCATCAAGGTCCTCACGGGCGTCGGCGAGCCGCTGGTCGGCCGTCTGATGATCTACGACGCCCTGGAGATGCAGTACCGCCAGGTCAAGGTCCGCAAGGACCCCGACTGCGCGGTCTGCGGTCCGAACGCGACCGTCACCGAGCTCATCGACTACGAGGCCTTCTGCGGCGTCGTGTCGGAGGAGGCCCAGGAGGCGGCCGCCGGTTCGACGATCACTCCCAAGCAGCTCAAGGAGTGGATCGACACCGACGAGCCCATCGAGATCATCGACGTCCGCGAGATCAACGAGTACGAGATCGTCTCGATCCCCGGCGCGAAGCTGATCCCCAAGGGCGAGTTCCTGATGGGCACCGCCCTCCAGGACCTGCCGCAGGACAAGCGCATCGTCCTGCATTGCAAGACGGGTGTCCGCAGTGCGGAAGTCCTCGCCGTCCTGAAGTCCGCGGGCTTCGCGGACGCGGTGCACGTCGGCGGCGGCGTGATCGGCTGGGTCCACCAGATCGAGCCCGAGAAGCCGGTCTACTAG
- a CDS encoding spherulation-specific family 4 protein — translation MPYLTTPPGAVTAAATEAGRLGLGIPGYAHPLLAPVEWAELTRPGTPLHWAVLNVADGPGGRPDPHCTEAAAKLRRTGGMILGHLAMRDGSRSFGELVSDAHRFRDWYGVAGFYLAGTPAGKAELASVSRVVDTLRGLGEDLRIVLGHGTHPYEGYAEAADQLVTFSGAWSDYRWSQVAEWTADHPAERFCHLVHGVPRAHLEEAMRIARWQGAGTIWFTDRLGTRGSDPWASMPAYWDEIVSRIGTGVLE, via the coding sequence GTGCCGTATCTGACGACGCCGCCCGGGGCCGTGACCGCCGCCGCGACCGAGGCCGGCCGTCTCGGCCTCGGCATCCCGGGCTACGCGCACCCGCTGCTCGCCCCCGTCGAGTGGGCCGAGCTGACCCGCCCCGGCACCCCGCTGCACTGGGCCGTGCTCAACGTGGCGGACGGCCCGGGCGGGCGGCCCGATCCGCACTGCACGGAAGCGGCCGCGAAGCTGCGCCGCACGGGCGGCATGATCCTCGGTCATCTCGCGATGCGGGACGGCTCGCGGTCCTTCGGGGAGCTGGTCTCCGACGCCCACCGCTTCCGCGACTGGTACGGGGTCGCCGGCTTCTACCTGGCCGGGACCCCGGCCGGCAAGGCGGAGCTGGCCTCGGTGAGCCGGGTCGTGGACACCCTCCGGGGGCTCGGCGAGGACCTGCGGATCGTGCTCGGACACGGCACGCACCCGTACGAGGGCTATGCGGAGGCCGCCGACCAGCTGGTCACCTTCTCCGGGGCCTGGTCCGACTACCGCTGGTCGCAGGTGGCCGAGTGGACCGCGGACCATCCGGCGGAGCGGTTCTGCCACCTCGTCCACGGGGTGCCGCGCGCGCATCTGGAGGAGGCGATGCGGATCGCCCGCTGGCAGGGGGCGGGCACGATCTGGTTCACCGACCGGCTCGGGACGCGCGGCAGCGACCCCTGGGCCTCAATGCCCGCGTACTGGGACGAAATCGTCTCAAGGATCGGGACAGGTGTCTTGGAATGA
- a CDS encoding MGMT family protein: protein MSEELPAYAERVLEVAERIPPGRVMTYGDVAEWLGEGGPRQVGRVMALYGGAVPWWRVVRADGLPLPGHEVRALEHYRTEATPLRLTAGGEPRLDMRRARWDGSPGPDGGEDGTRDEAHT, encoded by the coding sequence ATGAGTGAGGAGCTGCCCGCGTACGCGGAGCGCGTACTGGAGGTGGCCGAGCGTATTCCGCCCGGCCGGGTGATGACGTACGGGGACGTCGCCGAGTGGCTCGGCGAGGGAGGACCCCGCCAGGTCGGGCGTGTCATGGCCCTGTACGGGGGAGCCGTGCCCTGGTGGCGCGTGGTGCGGGCGGACGGCCTGCCGCTGCCCGGCCACGAGGTGCGCGCCCTGGAGCACTACCGGACCGAGGCCACCCCGCTGCGCCTGACCGCGGGCGGCGAGCCGCGGCTGGACATGCGCCGGGCGCGCTGGGACGGGTCCCCCGGACCGGATGGCGGGGAGGACGGCACGCGCGACGAGGCTCACACCTGA
- a CDS encoding alpha/beta hydrolase — protein sequence MPTHAWRVTAAATLAAGLIATAACSADGDGKKTTADGTPEVKPLKWGDCEAPTAAQGGGQAPPKDWQCATLDVPLDYAKPEGETIPIALIRAKARDQKNRLGSLVFNFGGPGGSGISTLPGAAKEYEALRARYDLVSFDPRGVGGSDPVLCENDKQLDQYFSEDSSPETPAEEKAFLENIRKYQAACEKNSAELLPRVGTENAARDLDRIRQALGDEKLNYFGISYGTELGGVYAHLFPKNVGRAVFDAVVDPTKTAEESALGQAKGFQLALGNFAQDCVDRGDECRLRGSTPKEIEADIIKLQKALAAKPIPGIGDRMLTETQATNGIAQALYSKELWPLLEQGLDEAEGGQGQLLMALSDALNGRDQQGRYSNIGAANTAINCVDDKERNTLEQTKAKLAEFRAASPVFGDLLGWGMMSCTGWPVPGTWETPDVSAPGSDPILVIGNTGDPATPYEGARKMVERLGPGVGVELTYKGEGHGAYNSGDPCVQKAVDSYLLDGKTPPEGTVCTAAPNPTPPPEAPESSAA from the coding sequence ATGCCGACACACGCCTGGCGGGTCACCGCCGCCGCCACGCTCGCCGCCGGGCTGATCGCCACGGCCGCCTGTTCCGCAGACGGCGACGGGAAGAAGACGACGGCCGACGGCACCCCGGAGGTCAAGCCCCTGAAATGGGGCGACTGCGAGGCCCCGACCGCCGCCCAGGGCGGCGGCCAGGCCCCGCCCAAGGACTGGCAGTGCGCCACCCTCGACGTCCCGCTCGACTACGCGAAGCCCGAGGGCGAGACGATCCCGATCGCCCTGATCCGGGCCAAGGCCCGGGACCAGAAGAACCGGCTGGGCTCGCTGGTCTTCAACTTCGGCGGACCCGGCGGCTCGGGCATCAGTACGCTGCCGGGCGCCGCGAAGGAGTACGAGGCCCTGCGCGCCCGGTACGACCTGGTGAGCTTCGACCCGCGCGGGGTGGGCGGCAGCGATCCGGTCCTGTGCGAGAACGACAAGCAGCTGGACCAGTACTTCAGCGAGGACTCCTCCCCCGAGACCCCGGCGGAGGAGAAGGCCTTCCTCGAGAACATCCGGAAGTACCAGGCGGCCTGCGAGAAGAACTCCGCCGAGCTGCTCCCCCGCGTCGGCACCGAGAACGCCGCCCGCGACCTGGACCGCATCCGCCAGGCCCTCGGTGACGAGAAGCTGAACTACTTCGGCATCTCCTACGGCACCGAGCTCGGCGGGGTCTACGCCCACCTCTTCCCGAAGAACGTCGGCCGGGCCGTCTTCGACGCCGTCGTGGACCCGACCAAGACCGCCGAGGAGAGCGCCCTGGGCCAGGCCAAGGGATTCCAGCTCGCGCTCGGCAACTTCGCCCAGGACTGCGTGGACCGCGGTGACGAGTGCCGGCTCCGGGGCAGCACGCCCAAGGAGATCGAGGCCGACATCATCAAGCTGCAGAAGGCGCTGGCCGCCAAGCCCATCCCGGGCATCGGGGACCGGATGCTCACCGAGACCCAGGCGACCAACGGCATCGCGCAGGCCCTGTACTCGAAGGAGCTGTGGCCGCTGCTGGAACAGGGCCTCGACGAGGCGGAGGGCGGTCAGGGGCAGCTGCTGATGGCCCTGTCCGACGCGCTCAACGGCCGTGACCAGCAGGGGCGTTACAGCAACATCGGCGCGGCCAACACCGCGATCAACTGCGTGGACGACAAGGAACGCAACACCCTGGAGCAGACGAAGGCCAAGCTGGCGGAGTTCCGGGCCGCGTCTCCGGTCTTCGGGGACCTCCTCGGCTGGGGCATGATGTCGTGCACCGGCTGGCCGGTCCCCGGCACCTGGGAGACCCCCGACGTCTCGGCGCCGGGCTCCGACCCCATCCTGGTGATCGGCAACACCGGTGACCCGGCCACCCCGTACGAGGGCGCCCGCAAGATGGTGGAGCGGCTCGGCCCGGGCGTGGGCGTGGAGCTCACCTACAAGGGCGAGGGGCACGGCGCGTACAACAGCGGCGACCCGTGCGTGCAGAAGGCGGTCGACAGCTACCTGCTGGACGGGAAGACGCCGCCCGAGGGCACCGTCTGCACCGCGGCCCCGAACCCGACGCCGCCGCCCGAGGCGCCGGAGTCGTCGGCCGCCTGA
- a CDS encoding lysylphosphatidylglycerol synthase transmembrane domain-containing protein, protein MIRDQEETDVTTKEQGVSPPDGAATDDGARPDDGRAARPEPVPEPRPEPPRPDGRTDRTDRTGEAEAEAEPVEAEPAEAEPAEAAEDAHGHAATDADRVEVDEPLLAARVHRPSDLVRLLVGILGIAVLLAIAAFAHGTTVGLEEDISKGTGQAPALLIKVAALVSSIAVLLLPVAFAIERLIKRDGLRIADGVLAAVLAHGVTLATDLWVSQAAPDTIQDALTRPAAGGTLTDPVHGYLAPVIAYMTAVGMTRRPHWRVALWMVLLLNAFAMLVNGYTTPFSIILTVLIGWSVAYGTLYAVGSPNVRPTGQHLLAGLRRVGFQPVSAMRAEMPEGPEPSEANDRGRRYHVTLEDGPPLDVTIVDREQQAHGFFYRVWRRLTLRGITTGRSLQSLRQALEQEALLAYAAIAAGANAPKLIATSELGPDAVMLVYEHLDVRALDALADEEITDELIHHTWKQVRALQSRRIAHRRLTGDALVVDRSGNVILTDLRGGEIAAGDLVLRMDIAQLLTTLGLRVGAERAVASAVSVLGPDAVADCLPLLQPIALSRSTRATLRKLARERAERQREAVLESSRAAKAAREAESAASATPVSASAAADRKAEKKALEDALDGAREEDLLTQIRHQVLLIRPQAPVEPARLERIRPRTLVSFIAGAFGAYFLLTQLAHVDFATIIGQAQWGWVGAALAFSALTYFAAAMSLLGFVPERVPFLRTVVAQVAGSFVKLVAPAAVGGVALNTRFLQRAGVRPGLAVASVGASQLFGLASHILLLLSFGYLTGTEKTPEMTPSRAVIAGLLTVAVLVLVVTAVPFLRKFVVTRVRALFAGVVPRMLDVLQRPKKLLTGIGGMLLLTGCFVMCLDASIRAFGGGEAISYASIAVVFLAGNALGSAAPTPGGMGAVETTLTLGLIAAGLEKEVAISAVLLFRLMTFWLPVLPGWISFNFLTRKEAI, encoded by the coding sequence GTGATACGTGATCAAGAAGAGACGGATGTGACGACGAAGGAGCAGGGTGTGAGCCCTCCGGACGGCGCGGCGACCGACGACGGCGCACGCCCTGACGACGGCCGCGCCGCCCGCCCCGAACCCGTCCCGGAGCCCCGTCCGGAGCCCCCGCGCCCCGACGGCCGGACCGACCGGACCGACCGCACGGGCGAGGCCGAGGCCGAGGCCGAGCCGGTTGAAGCCGAGCCGGCCGAAGCCGAGCCGGCCGAGGCCGCCGAGGACGCGCACGGTCACGCCGCCACCGACGCCGACCGGGTCGAGGTCGACGAACCGCTGCTCGCCGCCCGCGTGCACCGGCCGTCCGACCTCGTACGCCTGCTCGTCGGCATCCTCGGCATCGCCGTCCTCCTCGCCATCGCCGCCTTCGCCCACGGCACCACCGTGGGTCTGGAGGAGGACATCAGCAAGGGCACCGGCCAGGCACCCGCCCTGTTGATCAAGGTCGCCGCCCTGGTCTCCAGCATCGCGGTGCTGCTGCTGCCCGTCGCCTTCGCCATCGAGCGGCTGATCAAACGCGACGGGCTGCGCATCGCCGACGGCGTGCTCGCCGCCGTCCTCGCGCACGGCGTCACCCTCGCCACCGACCTGTGGGTCTCGCAGGCCGCCCCCGACACCATCCAGGACGCCCTGACCCGCCCCGCGGCCGGTGGCACCCTCACCGACCCGGTGCACGGCTACCTCGCGCCCGTCATCGCGTACATGACCGCGGTCGGGATGACCCGCAGACCCCACTGGCGCGTCGCCCTGTGGATGGTCCTCCTGCTCAACGCCTTCGCCATGCTGGTCAACGGCTACACCACCCCCTTCTCGATCATCCTCACGGTGCTGATCGGCTGGAGCGTCGCCTACGGCACCCTGTACGCCGTCGGCTCGCCCAACGTCCGCCCCACCGGCCAGCACCTCCTCGCCGGACTGCGCCGGGTCGGCTTCCAGCCGGTCAGCGCGATGCGCGCCGAGATGCCCGAGGGCCCCGAGCCCTCCGAGGCCAACGACCGGGGTCGCCGCTACCACGTGACCCTGGAGGACGGGCCGCCGCTGGACGTCACGATCGTCGACCGCGAGCAGCAGGCCCACGGCTTCTTCTACCGGGTCTGGCGCCGGCTCACCCTGCGCGGCATCACCACCGGGCGCAGCCTGCAGTCGCTGCGCCAGGCGCTGGAGCAGGAGGCGCTCCTCGCCTACGCGGCCATCGCGGCCGGGGCGAACGCGCCGAAGCTGATCGCCACCTCCGAGCTCGGTCCGGACGCGGTGATGCTCGTGTACGAGCACCTGGACGTCCGGGCGCTGGACGCGCTCGCCGACGAGGAGATCACCGACGAGCTGATCCACCACACGTGGAAGCAGGTACGGGCCCTGCAGTCGCGGCGGATCGCGCACCGCCGGCTCACCGGGGACGCCCTTGTGGTGGATCGTTCCGGCAATGTCATCCTGACCGACCTGCGCGGCGGCGAGATCGCCGCCGGCGACCTGGTGCTCCGGATGGACATCGCCCAGCTGCTGACCACGCTCGGCCTGCGGGTCGGCGCCGAGCGCGCGGTGGCCTCGGCCGTGTCGGTGCTCGGCCCGGACGCGGTGGCGGACTGTCTGCCGCTGCTCCAGCCGATCGCGCTGAGCCGTTCCACCCGGGCCACGCTGCGCAAGCTGGCCCGGGAGCGGGCGGAGCGGCAGCGCGAGGCCGTACTGGAGTCCTCGCGGGCGGCGAAGGCGGCGCGCGAGGCGGAGTCCGCGGCCTCCGCGACCCCGGTCTCCGCCTCGGCCGCCGCCGACCGCAAGGCCGAGAAGAAGGCCCTGGAGGATGCGCTGGACGGGGCCCGCGAGGAGGATCTGCTGACCCAGATCCGCCACCAGGTGCTGCTGATCCGGCCGCAGGCGCCGGTGGAGCCGGCCCGGCTGGAGCGGATCCGGCCGCGCACGCTGGTCTCGTTCATCGCGGGCGCGTTCGGTGCGTACTTCCTGCTCACGCAGCTCGCCCACGTGGACTTCGCGACCATCATCGGCCAGGCGCAGTGGGGCTGGGTCGGGGCGGCGCTCGCCTTCTCGGCGCTGACCTACTTCGCGGCGGCGATGAGCCTGCTGGGCTTCGTCCCGGAGCGGGTGCCGTTCCTGCGGACCGTGGTCGCGCAGGTGGCCGGATCGTTCGTGAAGCTGGTGGCCCCGGCGGCCGTCGGCGGTGTCGCGCTGAACACGCGGTTCCTGCAGCGGGCGGGGGTCCGGCCGGGGCTGGCGGTCGCGAGCGTGGGCGCCTCCCAGCTGTTCGGGCTGGCCAGCCACATCCTGCTGCTGCTGTCGTTCGGCTATCTGACCGGGACCGAGAAGACCCCGGAGATGACCCCGTCCCGCGCGGTCATCGCGGGTCTGCTGACGGTGGCCGTGCTGGTGCTGGTGGTGACGGCGGTCCCGTTCCTGCGGAAGTTCGTGGTGACGCGGGTACGGGCGCTGTTCGCGGGCGTGGTGCCGCGCATGCTGGACGTGCTCCAGCGGCCGAAGAAGCTGCTGACCGGCATCGGCGGGATGCTGTTGCTGACGGGCTGCTTCGTGATGTGCCTGGACGCGTCGATCCGCGCGTTCGGCGGCGGCGAGGCCATCAGCTACGCGAGCATCGCGGTGGTGTTCCTGGCGGGCAACGCGCTCGGATCGGCGGCGCCGACACCGGGCGGCATGGGCGCGGTGGAGACCACGCTGACCCTCGGGCTGATCGCGGCGGGTCTGGAGAAGGAGGTCGCGATCTCGGCGGTACTGCTGTTCCGTCTGATGACCTTCTGGCTGCCGGTGCTGCCGGGGTGGATCTCGTTCAACTTCCTGACCCGCAAGGAAGCCATCTAG
- a CDS encoding NAD-dependent epimerase/dehydratase, with the protein MRVLLIGANGYLGRYVADRLLADPAVQLTALGRGDDADVRFDLATGSPGALTRFLDAVHPGVVINCAGATRGGARELTRHNTVAVATICESLRRSGCGARLVQLGCAAEYGPSQPGSSTAEDAVPRPGGPYGVSKLAATELVLGSGLDAVVLRIFSPVGPGTPAGSPLGRLAEAMRRAMQAGDGELKLSGLGVQRDFVDVRDVARAVHAASLSAAQGVVNIGTGRAVRLRDAAGVLARVAGYAGALHELDVPHGGPQQTHGHPGRPGGLGAIGSPRSEATTEQMAAAAPQSYPYPDGCGAWQQADVRTARDRLGWRPRINLEESLADIWMEAACRI; encoded by the coding sequence ATGAGGGTGCTGCTGATCGGAGCCAACGGATACCTCGGCCGCTACGTCGCCGACCGGCTGCTCGCCGACCCCGCCGTCCAGCTCACCGCGCTCGGCCGCGGCGACGACGCCGACGTCCGCTTCGACCTCGCCACCGGCAGCCCCGGCGCGCTCACCCGCTTCCTCGACGCCGTCCACCCGGGCGTCGTCATCAACTGCGCCGGAGCCACCCGGGGCGGGGCCCGGGAACTCACCCGGCACAACACCGTCGCCGTCGCGACGATCTGCGAGTCGCTGCGCCGCAGCGGCTGCGGGGCCCGCTTGGTGCAGCTCGGCTGCGCCGCCGAGTACGGGCCCAGTCAGCCCGGATCGTCCACGGCCGAGGACGCCGTGCCGAGACCGGGCGGACCGTACGGGGTGAGCAAACTGGCCGCCACCGAACTGGTCCTGGGCTCCGGACTCGACGCCGTCGTCCTGCGGATCTTCTCGCCCGTCGGCCCCGGCACCCCCGCCGGATCCCCGCTCGGCCGGCTCGCCGAGGCCATGCGCCGCGCGATGCAGGCGGGCGACGGCGAGCTGAAGCTCAGCGGGCTCGGCGTGCAGCGCGACTTCGTGGACGTACGGGACGTGGCGCGGGCCGTGCACGCCGCCTCGCTGTCCGCCGCCCAGGGCGTGGTCAACATCGGCACCGGCCGCGCGGTCCGGCTGCGCGACGCGGCCGGGGTCCTCGCCCGGGTCGCCGGGTACGCGGGCGCCCTGCACGAGCTGGACGTCCCGCACGGCGGACCCCAGCAGACGCACGGGCACCCCGGCCGCCCGGGCGGACTCGGCGCCATCGGATCGCCCCGCTCCGAGGCCACCACCGAGCAGATGGCCGCCGCGGCTCCCCAGTCGTACCCGTACCCGGACGGTTGCGGAGCCTGGCAGCAGGCGGATGTCCGTACCGCGCGCGACCGGCTCGGCTGGCGGCCCCGGATCAACCTGGAGGAATCCCTCGCGGACATCTGGATGGAGGCGGCGTGCCGTATCTGA